From the Manihot esculenta cultivar AM560-2 chromosome 3, M.esculenta_v8, whole genome shotgun sequence genome, one window contains:
- the LOC110610878 gene encoding early nodulin-like protein 1, translated as MAAKTISKSSYQLKAAFDVLGLLCLLLLLQKGNAIQFNVGGAKGWNVNDAKRYNQWAEKTRFQTGDSLLFVYKPNQDSVLQVTKEDYQNCTTTAPLATFNDGRTVVTFKKSGPHYFISGKKENCLKNEKLVVIVLSERSDSSTSPPGGMGIAPAGENSPTAGSIQLNPTPSPDEQTPSAASSTFVSLTGFVGTLFALSLVFVF; from the exons ATGGCTGCTAAAACCATTTCAAAATCAAGTTATCAGCTCAAAGCTGCCTTTGATGTTTTGGGACTCTTGTGTCTGTTGCTGTTGTTGCAGAAAGGTAATGCAATTCAATTCAATGTTGGAGGAGCTAAGGGTTGGAATGTGAATGATGCAAAACGTTACAATCAGTGGGCTGAAAAAACAAGATTTCAGACCGGTGACTCTCTGT TGTTTGTGTACAAACCAAACCAAGACTCAGTGCTTCAAGTAACAAAAGAAGACTACCAAAACTGCACTACAACAGCACCTCTTGCAACGTTCAACGACGGTCGCACTGTCGTTACATTTAAGAAATCGGGACCTCACTACTTCATTAgtggaaagaaagaaaattgtctGAAGAATGAGAAGTTGGTAGTAATTGTTTTGTCAGAGAGAAGCGATTCTTCCACTTCGCCTCCAGGTGGTATGGGCATTGCACCAGCTGGGGAGAATTCTCCGACTGCAGGATCGATTCAGCTGAATCCGACTCCATCACCAGATGAGCAGACGCCAAGTGCAGCTTCTTCAACATTTGTTAGTTTAACAGGTTTCGTTGggacattatttgctttatctCTTGTTTTTGTGTTCTGA